The Sulfitobacter indolifex genome contains the following window.
GTATAGGTCGGCGTTCCGTACTCGAAGGCCAGATCGCAAATGTCGCTCATTTCTTTGACCCCGGCACCAGGGGCATAGCCGTTGGGCAGACCAATACCGATAGCGCCCTCATCAAGCCCCTGCCGCACATGTGCAACGATAGCGCGGGTTTGCACGGCGTCTGCGGCCTCGGTTGACCAGCGCATATCGTCAGCTCCGGCGCCCATCTGATCAATCGGATGGATGTCGGGATCGAGATCAAGCCCGCCCATTACCGCCTTACGAGCAAATATCCACGCCGCCGCAGTGCCGTAGTTCAGCGCGCGCGGGATGCCCGCCTGACGATCATACCAGCCGGCTACCGGTAATGCCCCCACTTCGAGCTCAAGCGTGGTGGTGACCCCATCAAAAGCCTGCATACGGTCTGCCGCGACGGATTGGCCGTGCGCGTGCAGATCAATGAACCCCGGTGCCACGATCAGACCCCTGGCATCAATCTCTTGCCCGGCCCCGCCTTCGACGATGCCGATCTTTACGATCAGCCCTTTTGCGATGGCCACGTCGCATTCCCGGTCAAATCCTGTTTCGGGGTCCATGACGCGGCCGCCCCGCAAGATGACGTCGTAAGCCTCGATCACGGGGGCATCTCCTTAGCTGAAAGGATTTTCTGTCTTAGGCCAGTAGTTCCGGTCCCGCTTGGTATAGGGAACGATTGTAAAGTTGGGCGTGATCGCGCCGGGCGTGCCAAGGTGTATGACCTCTGCGGCAATCGGCGCGAAACCGTCGTAAAAATGCTGCGAGGATTTCACCACGACATACTTCATCTGACTAAGATCAAGGCCAAGATTTTCGAAGGCTTCGGGATGGAAGATCTGGGTGCGTTTGGTGTTTACAACGACGTGAAGCCCATCACTTTCCATCCAGACGCAATCGCCCATATTCATTGCCGCTGTTCCCAGATGCTGCACCGCATCACGCAAGATGCCACGGACAGTGATCCTTAGATCAACCGGATCGCCCGACATCGGGCCGATCTTGCCTCCGAGCCTTACGTCCATTTCCGCTCCGATACCTGCGTCAATGCACATGCCCACCAGCACCGGATCCCAAAACGTGCCAAAGGCGATGTCGGTCAGGCCCCGGTCAAGGGCTGCCTTGAGAACAAAGGTCGAATCTGAGGGGGCACCCCCGCCCGCGTTGTCTGCAAAATCCGCCAGAACGATGGGTGCGCCCTCTAAGGCCACGGCACGATCCAGCCCCTCGTCCATGGTCGGGAAGGTGCGCAGCTCATGCCGCATGTCCCAAAGCTCGCACCCAAGCGCCTCTGCACGTGAGGCCGCAAGATCGGCATCGCCATCGGTCATAACCAGTACCCGTGTACCGCTGCGCGCGTTGTCTCCCCATGGGAAGCCATGGACCAGCGAAACGGACAACACGCCCTCCCTGCCCTCCTGCGCGGACATGCGATCAACGTAGCTGCGCACCGGCTCGAAAGGCGTGTGGTACATTGCCATCATGCGGCAGTCATAATCGCGCATGACTGGGGTGGTCTTTCCCGCAGCAGCGTCGGCACAGAGCGTAAAAAGCTCTTCCGCGCGGGGCACAACATCGACATGGGGGTATTCTTTATAGCAGATGATCGCGGTGGTGTTCTCGAGCATCGTCTCGGTCAGGTGGCAATGCGGATCAAGTTCCAACCCGATCTTCGCCTCCGGCCCCACGATCTCGCGGATGCGGGCCATCATGTCGCCTTCGCAATCGTCATAGCCCTGCGCGATCATCGCGCCGTGCATCGACATCAGCACAACGTCAACTGGCAATGCGGCACGCAGATCGTCGAGAATGTCGTCTCGCATGGTTTCATAGACTGAACGGACAGTCGGGCCAGCGGGCTGCGCATAGGTCGACAGCCCCTCGACCACCTCCCACCCAAGCGCTTCGGCGCGGCGACGCCAGACTGTGACTGCGGCAGCATAGAGCCCCGCCTCTCCTTGCGAAGCAGTCTTGGTGTGTAGATGTTCTTTGAAACCACTCCAACCGGTGGGAATGGGAGAAAAGGAATTGGTCTCGGTGGCCAAAGAGGCCATGAAGAGCTTCATTGTGTATTCCTCAGCTGAGTGAGCGCCTTTGCTACATCAGCAATCACGTGCAAAAGTATCAGGCTGAATGCCAATGGGATAGCGATGCCGAAGACCACCATGGGCAGGTCCATCGTCTCGGTCTGCCGTCCGGCGAGCCGCGCAAGATAGCCGCGCGCCGGGTTCGCGCCGGGGCCAAAGAAGCAGAACCACAGGATCGGCAGGGCAAAACAGAGGACGCCAAAGGCCCGAAACACAGTAAAGGCAAAGCCCCGAGCGCCCTTCACGGCAAGCGCTTCGGGAAACAGCGTCGGATCAAGCCTGTAGCGAAAGGCACAGGAGGCACCAAGCAGTCCGCCCCAGACCATTGAGAAACGCGCCAATTCCTCGGTCCAGATCGGTGGCTGGTTAAGGAGGTAGCGGGCGATGACCTGCCAGCCGGCGGCGGCCAGCATGAGGGCAACGGCCAGCGCCGCCCCCACTAATGCCGCCCGGTTCAGACCTGCAGAAAGCCGATCAAGCAGATGTGCCACCGCCCGCATCGGTTCAGCGACCGACCGCTGTGTTCCAGGCCTCAAGCGCGCCCTCGGGCATGTCTGTGGCTTCATAGATCGGCTGGCTGGCGGCGCGGAATTTTTCGCGTTCTTCTGCAGTCAGTTCGATCACTTCGATGCCCGCCTCTTCGAGCTGTTTAAGCACCGCGGAATCGTCCGAAACCAGTTTTCGGTTCGCTTCATGGGCCGCATTAACTGCCTGCTCAACGATCTCACGCTCTTCGTCAGATAGGCTCTGGTACCAGTCCTCGGAGGCAATAGCGACGCGCACCGAAGGGCTCATCTCGGCATTGGTGAAATACTTGATGAAGGCCGTGTGCCCATAGGTAAGTGGTACAAAGGCGGGGTTGATGTAGCCACCCGCAACACCGGTCTGCAACGCGTTGGGGACTTCGGACCAAGACACGATGGTGCCTTTGGAGCCCCATTGTTCGAAGGTGTTGATCTGGACCTCGTCCAATGCGCGCATCCGGACGTTCTGCATGTCCTCGAAGGCACGGATCGGCACTTCGGTGGTGAAAATGCCGGTGGCCGTACCGGTCATCACCAGGTCAAGCACGCGCACGCCCTTGGGGGTCGTACCCTCGTTGATCCGCGCCAACATGCCACCTTTGTCCAGAGCCATGTCCAATTGGTCAAGATCGTCAAAAAAATAGGGCATCGAGGCGCCCGAAACGGTGCCATTCAGCGTGCCTGCCGATTTGGCATCCGACATCGAAACTTCGAGAAGACCTTGGCTCACTTGATCGAGCCGCTCTGCTTCTTCACCGAGCGAGTTGCGCTCGTATTCTTCGGCGTCCATGCCGTGTTCGTTCAGGTAATTGCCGAAAGTATGTGCCCAAACATAGGTGCCGGATTTTTCCAAGTCTGGCGGGCTATCGAGGGCGATTTTGACCTCTGCAGCGGCAGGCATCGAGACTGCCATGGCCAGAGCGGAGAGTGCGGATACATGTGTTAGTTTCATTGTATTTCCTTCCCTGATTGGTTCTTCTTTTGTTACTTCCACAGCCCCAGAGTACGGGGCAGCCAAAGACTGATTTCTGGCGTGAAAACGAGGATCCCCAGAACGACGATCTCAGCGAATACGAAAGGCATGACCGCGCGGGCGAGCTTCCAATAGTTCACCCCGGTCACCGTTGAGACGATCAGCAGGCACCCTCCTAAGGGCGGCGAGACCAGCCCGATGCAGAGGTTGAAGCAAATGACGATGCCCAGATGCACGGGGTCGGCGCCATTGGCGAGCGCCACGGGGGCGAGCAAGGGTACAAGCAGTGCCAGTGCCACGGGCACGTCCATCACCATGCCTGCAAAGATGAAGATGACATTCATCAACAGCAGGAAGCCAACTGGACCCAAGCCCATCTGCTCAACCAGACCGGCTATCGCCTGCGGGATGCGCTCCAACGCTGCCAGGTGACCGAAGGCTGCGACCGCGCAAAGGATCATGAAAATCGAACCTGTCAGGATCGCGGTCCGGGAAAAGCTCTCCCAAATGTCCGTGGGGGTTAGCGGGGAGTAGAAGAAGGCTGCAACGACAGCGGCGAATACGGCTACGGCGGCGGCTTCGGTCGGGGTCATCCACCCCAAAACGATGCCGCCTACAATAATGACCGGTAGGCAGAGCGCTGGCAGCGCCGCAAAGATCGCGGGTAGCAGCGCTGGCGCCTCGCCCTTTTCCACACGCGGATGGTCGTCGCGCCAAGCATAGAACCCGTTGACCAGAAACAGGGCCGCGGCAAGAACAAGCCCCGGCAGTATCCCTGCCACAAACAGCGCGGCGACCGAGGTCTGCATTAACGCACCGTAGAAAATCAGGATGATTGAGGGGGGAACAATTGGGCCGATGATGGAAGAGGCCGCCGTGATCGCTCCGGCATATTCGGCGCTATAGCCGCGCTCCCGCATCGCTGGCACGAGCGTATTCGACAACGCCGCTGCATCCGCCACCGCGGAGCCGGAAATCCCGGCAAAGAAAACTGAGGTCATGATGTTCACATGCCCTAACCCGCCGCGCATGCGTCCAATCAGCGCCATGGAGAGATCGATGAGAGATTTGGTAACACCGCCTCGATTCATGAGCTCGCCCGCAAGAATAAAGAGCGGCATCGCCAGAAGCGAAAAGACGGATATCTGTGAGAAGACTTTTTGCGGCAGCACGGCCAGATACCGCGTGTTGTCGGATATCACGAAAGCCAGCACAGCCGCGCCGCCGATGACATAGGCCAGCGCCAGTCCCGACGCGAGCAAGACAGCGGCGATAAGTGGGACGACCCAGATCATTGCACGATCCCCGCTCGGTCAGGCGCCACCCGCGCCACATCGAAACCGGCGGTAGCAATATGATCAGGCACTGGCTTTCCCTGGACCAGCGCCGCTGCCAGGTTTCCGGCGGCGGGTGCCGACTGGATCCCATACCCCCCCTGCCCGGCCATCCAAAAAAATCCCGGCGCGCATTTCGAGAAGCCAATCACCGGCTCCTTGTCCGCGACGAAGCTGCGCAGTCCGGCCCATTTGTTTTCGATGCGTCGGATGTCGATGTCAAAAGCCGTCATGATCCGGTCCGCGCAAATCGCCACATCCATCTCATCAGGCTGCACATCGCAAGGATCGCATGGCGTTTCATCAGCAGGCGAGATCAACAACCGCCCCGCGTCGGGCTTGAGATAGAAGTTCTCATCAATATCAATTGTGATCGGCCCATCGCGGTGGGTGAAGCCATTCGGCTCGGCTATAACCATGGCGGTACGGCGCTTGGGTACGAGCCCAATGCTCTCCGCGCCCGCCATCAACCCAACTTCACCGGCCCATGCCCCAGCGGCGTTTACCACCACGGGCGCCACAAACCGCCCCTGCCGGGTCTCGATAGTCCATCCCGCACTATCATGTGTCAACGCTTGCACCGCAGCCTTGGTGATAAGAACCCCACCTGCCGCCTTGAACTGACGCAAATAGCCCTGATGCAGCCCGGCTACGTCAATATCTTGGCCGCCCGTATCCAGCATCCCAGCCGAGGCATAACCTGTGCGCAATAGCGGTTGTTGCGCCTGCATCTCTTCAGCAGTCAGCAGTTCAACGGGGCTGACGCCCGCGGCTTCTTCGTACAGAGTCTGAAGCGCGCCAACTTGATCATCTCGCGCGATCATGAGAATTTGGCGCGGGGTCAGCAGCGGTGCGGCGGCAAAACCTTCGGACGGCGCGTCGAAGAACTCCCGCGAGGCCCGTGTCAGGGCGCGCACGCCGGATGGCCCGTAATTCGGCGCAAACACTGCCGCGGAGCGCCCTGT
Protein-coding sequences here:
- a CDS encoding M81 family metallopeptidase — encoded protein: MKLFMASLATETNSFSPIPTGWSGFKEHLHTKTASQGEAGLYAAAVTVWRRRAEALGWEVVEGLSTYAQPAGPTVRSVYETMRDDILDDLRAALPVDVVLMSMHGAMIAQGYDDCEGDMMARIREIVGPEAKIGLELDPHCHLTETMLENTTAIICYKEYPHVDVVPRAEELFTLCADAAAGKTTPVMRDYDCRMMAMYHTPFEPVRSYVDRMSAQEGREGVLSVSLVHGFPWGDNARSGTRVLVMTDGDADLAASRAEALGCELWDMRHELRTFPTMDEGLDRAVALEGAPIVLADFADNAGGGAPSDSTFVLKAALDRGLTDIAFGTFWDPVLVGMCIDAGIGAEMDVRLGGKIGPMSGDPVDLRITVRGILRDAVQHLGTAAMNMGDCVWMESDGLHVVVNTKRTQIFHPEAFENLGLDLSQMKYVVVKSSQHFYDGFAPIAAEVIHLGTPGAITPNFTIVPYTKRDRNYWPKTENPFS
- a CDS encoding TRAP transporter small permease; its protein translation is MRPGTQRSVAEPMRAVAHLLDRLSAGLNRAALVGAALAVALMLAAAGWQVIARYLLNQPPIWTEELARFSMVWGGLLGASCAFRYRLDPTLFPEALAVKGARGFAFTVFRAFGVLCFALPILWFCFFGPGANPARGYLARLAGRQTETMDLPMVVFGIAIPLAFSLILLHVIADVAKALTQLRNTQ
- a CDS encoding NAD(P)/FAD-dependent oxidoreductase, which translates into the protein MAENSDVVVIGAGIAGASLAAGLAPSMRVILVEMEAQPGYHTTGRSAAVFAPNYGPSGVRALTRASREFFDAPSEGFAAAPLLTPRQILMIARDDQVGALQTLYEEAAGVSPVELLTAEEMQAQQPLLRTGYASAGMLDTGGQDIDVAGLHQGYLRQFKAAGGVLITKAAVQALTHDSAGWTIETRQGRFVAPVVVNAAGAWAGEVGLMAGAESIGLVPKRRTAMVIAEPNGFTHRDGPITIDIDENFYLKPDAGRLLISPADETPCDPCDVQPDEMDVAICADRIMTAFDIDIRRIENKWAGLRSFVADKEPVIGFSKCAPGFFWMAGQGGYGIQSAPAAGNLAAALVQGKPVPDHIATAGFDVARVAPDRAGIVQ
- a CDS encoding TRAP transporter substrate-binding protein, translated to MKLTHVSALSALAMAVSMPAAAEVKIALDSPPDLEKSGTYVWAHTFGNYLNEHGMDAEEYERNSLGEEAERLDQVSQGLLEVSMSDAKSAGTLNGTVSGASMPYFFDDLDQLDMALDKGGMLARINEGTTPKGVRVLDLVMTGTATGIFTTEVPIRAFEDMQNVRMRALDEVQINTFEQWGSKGTIVSWSEVPNALQTGVAGGYINPAFVPLTYGHTAFIKYFTNAEMSPSVRVAIASEDWYQSLSDEEREIVEQAVNAAHEANRKLVSDDSAVLKQLEEAGIEVIELTAEEREKFRAASQPIYEATDMPEGALEAWNTAVGR
- a CDS encoding TRAP transporter large permease, which gives rise to MIWVVPLIAAVLLASGLALAYVIGGAAVLAFVISDNTRYLAVLPQKVFSQISVFSLLAMPLFILAGELMNRGGVTKSLIDLSMALIGRMRGGLGHVNIMTSVFFAGISGSAVADAAALSNTLVPAMRERGYSAEYAGAITAASSIIGPIVPPSIILIFYGALMQTSVAALFVAGILPGLVLAAALFLVNGFYAWRDDHPRVEKGEAPALLPAIFAALPALCLPVIIVGGIVLGWMTPTEAAAVAVFAAVVAAFFYSPLTPTDIWESFSRTAILTGSIFMILCAVAAFGHLAALERIPQAIAGLVEQMGLGPVGFLLLMNVIFIFAGMVMDVPVALALLVPLLAPVALANGADPVHLGIVICFNLCIGLVSPPLGGCLLIVSTVTGVNYWKLARAVMPFVFAEIVVLGILVFTPEISLWLPRTLGLWK